Proteins encoded by one window of Lathyrus oleraceus cultivar Zhongwan6 chromosome 1, CAAS_Psat_ZW6_1.0, whole genome shotgun sequence:
- the LOC127131445 gene encoding probable carboxylesterase 18 — MTSNTTPLLPWKVRFTMSIISFLISVSRRSNDTVNRRLFNFFDRKISPNPNFKDGVYSSDVIVDPMRNLWFRLFIPSSNSFSDVPLPVFVFFHGGGFAMCSPSSIIYNNVCRLFCRSFSAIIVSVNYRLSPEHRFPSQYNDGLEILKFLDQNNNVLGKSADISKCFLSGDSAGGNLAHHVAVRIPLEKFQNLKVIGLVSIQPFFGGEERTESETQFKRAPGVSMDKTDWYWKMFLPDGLTRDHEVVNVSGPNAMDISNVDYPDTLLCVGGLDPLLDWQKRYYKWLIKSGKEVELIEFTNMIHAFYYFSDLPETSHFISKVKDFITRQMANVS; from the coding sequence ATGACCTCAAACACCACACCACTCCTTCCATGGAAGGTTCGCTTCACCATGTCTATCATCTCTTTCCTTATCTCCGTTTCTCGTCGCTCCAACGACACTGTCAATCGTCGTCTATTCAACTTTTTTGATAGAAAAATCTCTCCTAACCCTAACTTCAAAGACGGAGTTTATTCCTCTGACGTCATCGTGGACCCCATGCGTAATCTCTGGTTTCGTCTTTTTATCCCTTCCTCAAACTCTTTCTCTGACGTACCTCTCCCGGTCTTTGTATTTTTTCACGGTGGCGGTTTTGCAATGTGTTCTCCATCTTCTATCATATACAACAATGTATGTCGTTTATTCTGTCGTTCATTTTCCGCAATTATTGTATCGGTTAATTATCGTCTTTCCCCTGAGCATCGTTTTCCATCTCAATACAATGATGGTTTGGAAATCCTTAAATTCCTCGATCAAAATAACAATGTTTTAGGAAAATCTGCTGACATTAGTAAATGTTTTTTGTCTGGTGATAGTGCGGGTGGAAATTTAGCCCATCATGTTGCAGTTCGGATTCCCTTAGAAAAGTTTCAAAATTTGAAAGTTATCGGTTTAGTTTCAATACAACCGTTTTTTGGAGGTGAGGAAAGAACCGAATCCGAGACCCAGTTCAAACGGGCACCTGGTGTTTCAATGGACAAAACTGATTGGTATTGGAAGATGTTTTTACCAGATGGGTTAACCCGTGACCATGAAGTAGTTAATGTTAGTGGGCCTAATGCAATGGATATTTCGAATGTGGATTATCCGGATACCCTTTTGTGTGTTGGAGGGTTAGACCCGTTACTGGATTGGCAAAAGAGATATTATAAATGGTTGATAAAATCTGGAAAAGAAgtggaattaattgaatttaCAAATATGATTCATGCTTTTTATTACTTTTCCGATTTACCAGAAACGTCACATTTTATTTCTAAAGTTAAGGATTTTATAACTAGGCAAATGGCTAATGTCAGTTAA